One Pseudomonas lalucatii genomic window carries:
- a CDS encoding type II toxin-antitoxin system RatA family toxin yields MSTHIHRSALLPYPAQALFELVNDVASYPQFLPWCSTSEVLEVSETRMRASLAVAKGGLSQRFVTCNSLVPGQSIELNLEEGPFTQLHGRWEFKALGEKACKISLDLTFDYAGPLVRATLGPLFNQAANTLVDAFCQRAKELYG; encoded by the coding sequence ATGAGCACCCATATCCATCGTTCGGCCTTGCTGCCCTATCCGGCGCAGGCCTTGTTCGAGCTGGTCAACGATGTGGCGAGCTATCCGCAATTCCTGCCCTGGTGCTCGACCAGCGAGGTGCTGGAGGTCAGCGAAACGCGCATGCGCGCGAGCCTGGCGGTGGCCAAGGGAGGGCTGAGCCAGCGCTTCGTCACCTGCAATAGCCTGGTGCCGGGGCAGTCGATCGAGCTGAACCTGGAGGAGGGCCCCTTCACCCAGCTGCACGGGCGCTGGGAGTTCAAGGCGCTGGGGGAAAAGGCCTGCAAGATCAGTCTGGACCTGACCTTCGACTACGCCGGTCCGCTGGTGCGGGCGACCCTCGGGCCGCTGTTCAACCAGGCCGCCAACACCCTGGTGGATGCCTTCTGCCAGCGGGCCAAGGAGTTGTATGGATAA
- a CDS encoding sodium-dependent transporter — translation MANDKVSIHGAWASRWVFILAATGSAVGLGNIWKFPYMTGVYGGGAFVVMYLICIALVGVPIMLAETLIGRRGRQSPVNAMKSLAIEAGASRHWSLAALMGMVAALLILSFYSVVAGWSLEYILGMGSGRFAGISGEGAGAAFGGLTGDPWRLTLWHTLFMFLTALVIARGVVAGLERSLRIMMPLLFVLLLVLLGYSLTTGYFRQGFDFLFHFDPSKVQGGILAAMGHAFFTLSVGVGSIMVYGAYMPKNASIGGTVMAVGLLDTLVALTAGLALFPIVFAAGLEPGAGPGLMFVTLPIAFGNIAFGQLMGLVFFVLVAVAAWSSSISMLEPAVAYFVERSGRSRARVTAVLALLCWVVGMGTVLSFNVGAEAKFFVFAEDGFRLFQWGAEGGKTFFDSIDYLTSRILLPLGGLAFALFAGWVLSREAVREELAAKSPLLFNLALWLIRVVAPIGVLVVFVAELSK, via the coding sequence ATGGCGAACGACAAGGTCTCGATTCATGGCGCCTGGGCCAGCCGCTGGGTCTTCATTCTCGCGGCGACCGGCTCGGCCGTAGGCCTGGGCAATATCTGGAAGTTCCCCTATATGACCGGGGTCTACGGCGGCGGTGCCTTCGTGGTCATGTACCTGATCTGCATCGCCCTGGTCGGGGTGCCGATCATGCTGGCCGAGACCCTGATCGGTCGACGCGGCCGGCAGAGTCCGGTCAACGCCATGAAGAGCCTGGCCATCGAGGCGGGTGCCTCGCGGCACTGGTCGCTGGCGGCGCTGATGGGCATGGTCGCCGCGCTGCTGATCCTGTCCTTCTACAGCGTGGTGGCCGGCTGGTCCCTGGAATACATCCTCGGCATGGGCAGCGGGCGCTTCGCCGGCATCAGCGGCGAAGGCGCCGGTGCCGCGTTCGGCGGCCTGACCGGCGACCCCTGGCGCCTGACCCTGTGGCACACGCTGTTCATGTTCCTCACCGCGCTGGTGATCGCCCGTGGCGTGGTGGCCGGCCTGGAGCGCAGCCTGCGCATCATGATGCCGCTGCTGTTCGTCCTGCTGCTGGTGTTGCTCGGCTACAGCCTGACCACCGGGTATTTCCGCCAGGGCTTCGATTTCCTCTTCCATTTCGATCCGAGCAAGGTGCAGGGCGGCATCCTTGCGGCCATGGGCCATGCCTTCTTCACCCTCAGCGTGGGGGTCGGCTCGATCATGGTCTACGGTGCCTACATGCCGAAGAATGCCTCCATCGGCGGCACGGTGATGGCGGTCGGCCTGCTCGACACCCTGGTGGCGCTGACCGCCGGCCTGGCGCTGTTCCCCATCGTGTTCGCCGCCGGCCTGGAGCCGGGCGCCGGTCCCGGGCTGATGTTCGTCACCCTGCCGATCGCCTTCGGCAATATCGCCTTCGGCCAGCTGATGGGCCTGGTGTTCTTCGTGCTGGTGGCGGTGGCGGCCTGGAGCTCGTCGATCTCCATGCTGGAACCGGCGGTGGCCTACTTCGTCGAGCGCAGCGGGCGCAGCCGGGCCCGGGTGACCGCGGTGCTGGCGCTGCTGTGCTGGGTGGTCGGCATGGGCACCGTGCTGTCGTTCAATGTCGGCGCCGAGGCCAAGTTCTTCGTGTTCGCCGAGGATGGCTTCCGCCTGTTCCAGTGGGGCGCCGAGGGCGGCAAGACCTTCTTCGACAGCATCGACTACCTGACCAGCCGCATCCTTCTGCCGCTCGGTGGCCTGGCCTTCGCCCTGTTCGCCGGCTGGGTGCTGAGCCGCGAGGCGGTGCGCGAGGAGCTGGCGGCGAAGAGCCCGCTGCTGTTCAATCTGGCCCTGTGGCTGATCCGGGTGGTCGCGCCTATAGGCGTGCTGGTAGTGTTCGTGGCCGAGTTGAGCAAATGA
- the smpB gene encoding SsrA-binding protein SmpB: protein MAKQKKHPQGTIAQNKKALHDYFVDQKFEAGLALSGWEVKSLRAGKAQLVDSYVLLKDDEAWLMGCHITPLKTASTHVIADPTRTRKLLLNKRELDKLFGSVQQKGYTCVALSLYWKQHLVKCEIALAKGKKDFDKRHTEKERDADREVQRAMRSKGKDE from the coding sequence ATGGCTAAACAAAAGAAACACCCACAAGGCACCATCGCGCAGAACAAGAAGGCGCTGCACGACTATTTCGTCGACCAGAAGTTCGAGGCGGGCCTGGCCCTGTCCGGCTGGGAGGTGAAGAGCCTGCGCGCCGGCAAGGCCCAGCTGGTCGACAGCTATGTGCTGCTCAAGGACGACGAGGCCTGGCTGATGGGCTGCCACATCACCCCGCTGAAGACCGCCAGCACCCATGTGATCGCCGACCCCACGCGCACGCGCAAGCTGCTGCTGAACAAGCGCGAGCTGGACAAGCTGTTCGGCTCGGTGCAGCAGAAGGGCTACACCTGCGTGGCGCTGTCGCTGTACTGGAAGCAGCACCTGGTCAAGTGCGAGATCGCCCTGGCCAAGGGCAAGAAGGACTTCGACAAACGCCACACCGAGAAGGAACGCGACGCCGACCGTGAAGTGCAGCGCGCCATGCGCAGCAAGGGCAAGGACGAGTAG
- a CDS encoding FCD domain-containing protein, giving the protein MEVGQVRQRRLSDDIVAQLETMILEGTLKVGERLPAERVLAERFGVSRPSLREAIQKLVAKGLLVSRQGGGNYVAESLGSTFSDPLLHLLESNPEAQRDLLEFRHTLEGSCAYYAAQRATELDRERLSEAFAALQDCYGRSGKVTRAEEGAADARFHLAIAEASHNAVLLHTIRGLFDLLKRNVVTNIGGMYAQRDETRDMLIAQHRALYEAIMAGRAEEARELSNRHIDYVQEVLAEVQQEAQRVARAQRRGLR; this is encoded by the coding sequence ATGGAAGTAGGTCAGGTGCGCCAGCGCCGTCTGTCGGACGATATCGTCGCTCAGCTGGAGACCATGATCCTGGAGGGCACGCTCAAGGTCGGCGAGCGCCTGCCCGCCGAGCGGGTGCTGGCCGAGCGCTTCGGGGTGTCGCGGCCGTCGCTGCGCGAGGCGATCCAGAAGCTGGTGGCCAAGGGGCTGCTGGTCAGCCGCCAGGGCGGCGGCAACTATGTGGCCGAGTCACTGGGTTCGACCTTCAGCGACCCCTTGCTGCATCTGCTGGAGAGCAATCCGGAGGCGCAGCGCGATCTCCTGGAGTTCCGCCACACCCTGGAGGGTTCCTGTGCCTACTACGCCGCGCAGCGTGCCACCGAGCTGGACCGCGAGCGCCTGAGCGAGGCCTTCGCCGCCCTGCAGGATTGCTACGGGCGCAGTGGCAAGGTGACGCGTGCGGAGGAGGGCGCGGCCGACGCACGCTTCCACCTGGCCATCGCCGAGGCCAGCCACAACGCGGTGCTGCTGCATACCATCCGTGGCCTGTTCGACCTGCTCAAGCGCAACGTGGTGACCAATATCGGCGGGATGTACGCCCAGCGCGACGAGACCCGCGACATGCTGATCGCGCAGCACCGTGCGCTATACGAGGCGATCATGGCGGGACGCGCCGAGGAGGCGCGGGAACTGTCCAACCGGCACATCGACTATGTGCAGGAGGTGCTCGCCGAGGTGCAGCAGGAGGCCCAGCGGGTGGCGCGGGCGCAGCGTCGCGGTCTGCGCTAG
- a CDS encoding L-lactate permease: MSSGLLALLAFSPILLAALLLIGLRWPAKRAMPLVYLLTAGIALFAWDMSLNRVLASSVQGLVITAGVLWIIFGAILLLNTLKHSGGITAIRAGFATISPDRRIQAIIIAWLFGCFIEGASGFGTPAAIAAPLLVAIGFPALAAVMLGMLVQSTPVSFGAVGTPIIIGINSGLDSAALGAQLTAQGSSWELFLQLITSNVAIIHALVGTAMPLIMVLMLTRFFGKEKSWKAGFEVLPFALFAGLAFTLPYMATGVLLGPEFPSLAGGLIGLAIVTSAARAGFLVPKNTWDFAPARDWPSEWLGSVEMKLDELTAKPMSSLRAWLPYVLVGALLVISRVFPEVSSALKSVLLVFPDILGEAGIKADFMPLYLPGGILVAVVLATFFLHGMKLRELGAAVGESSKVLLGAGFVLLFTVPMVRILINSGVNAADLPSMPIAMARYVADSVGGVYPLLAPSVGALGAFIAGSNTVSNMMLSQFQYGVAHSLGISGALIVAVQAIGAAAGNMVAIHNVVAASATVGLLGREGTTLRKTVWPTLYYVLFTGLIALVAIYLLGVSDPLTVGR; encoded by the coding sequence ATGTCATCCGGTCTACTCGCCCTGCTCGCCTTCTCCCCCATCCTGCTCGCCGCCCTGCTGCTGATCGGCCTGCGCTGGCCGGCCAAGCGCGCCATGCCGCTGGTCTACCTGCTCACCGCCGGCATCGCCCTGTTCGCCTGGGACATGAGCCTCAACCGCGTGCTCGCCTCCTCCGTCCAGGGCCTGGTGATCACCGCCGGCGTGCTGTGGATCATCTTCGGCGCCATCCTGCTGCTCAACACCCTCAAGCACTCCGGCGGCATCACCGCGATCCGCGCCGGCTTCGCCACCATCAGCCCGGACCGGCGCATCCAGGCGATCATCATCGCCTGGCTGTTCGGCTGCTTCATCGAGGGCGCCTCGGGCTTCGGCACGCCGGCGGCGATTGCCGCACCACTGCTGGTGGCCATCGGTTTCCCGGCGCTGGCCGCGGTGATGCTGGGCATGCTGGTGCAGAGCACCCCGGTGTCCTTCGGCGCCGTCGGCACGCCGATCATCATCGGCATCAACAGCGGCCTGGACAGCGCCGCCCTGGGCGCGCAACTCACTGCCCAGGGCTCCAGCTGGGAGCTGTTCCTGCAGCTGATCACCAGCAACGTGGCGATCATCCACGCCCTGGTCGGCACGGCCATGCCGCTGATCATGGTGCTGATGCTGACGCGTTTCTTCGGCAAGGAGAAAAGCTGGAAAGCGGGCTTCGAGGTGCTGCCCTTCGCCCTGTTCGCCGGCCTGGCCTTCACCCTGCCGTACATGGCCACCGGCGTGCTGCTCGGCCCCGAGTTCCCCTCCCTGGCCGGCGGCCTGATCGGCCTGGCCATCGTCACCAGCGCCGCCCGCGCCGGTTTCCTGGTGCCGAAGAACACCTGGGACTTCGCCCCGGCCCGGGATTGGCCGAGCGAATGGCTCGGCAGCGTGGAGATGAAGCTGGACGAACTGACCGCCAAGCCGATGAGCAGCCTGCGCGCCTGGCTGCCCTACGTGCTGGTCGGCGCCTTGCTGGTGATCAGCCGGGTGTTCCCGGAGGTCAGCAGCGCGCTGAAATCGGTGCTGCTGGTATTCCCCGACATCCTCGGCGAAGCCGGGATCAAGGCCGACTTCATGCCGCTGTACCTGCCCGGCGGCATCCTGGTCGCCGTGGTGCTGGCGACCTTCTTCCTGCACGGCATGAAGCTGCGCGAGCTGGGCGCCGCGGTCGGCGAGTCGAGCAAGGTGCTGCTGGGTGCCGGTTTCGTCCTGCTGTTCACCGTGCCGATGGTGCGCATCCTGATCAACTCCGGGGTCAACGCCGCGGACCTGCCGAGCATGCCGATCGCCATGGCCCGCTACGTGGCCGACAGCGTCGGCGGCGTGTACCCGCTGCTGGCCCCCAGCGTCGGCGCCCTGGGCGCCTTTATCGCCGGCTCGAACACGGTCAGCAACATGATGCTCAGCCAGTTCCAGTACGGCGTGGCGCATAGCCTGGGCATCTCCGGCGCGCTGATCGTCGCGGTGCAGGCCATCGGCGCGGCCGCCGGCAACATGGTGGCCATCCACAACGTGGTGGCGGCCTCGGCCACGGTGGGTCTGCTCGGTCGCGAGGGCACCACCCTGCGCAAGACCGTCTGGCCTACCCTGTACTACGTGCTGTTCACCGGGCTGATCGCCCTCGTCGCCATCTACCTGCTGGGCGTCAGCGACCCGCTGACCGTAGGCCGCTAA
- the lldD gene encoding FMN-dependent L-lactate dehydrogenase LldD: MIISASTDYRAAAQRKLPPFLFHYLDGGAYAEHTLRRNVADLADIALRQRVLRNMAELSLETRLFGETLALPVALAPVGLTGMYARRGEVQAAKAAAAKGVPFTLSTVSVCPIEEVAPAIDRPMWFQLYVLKDRGFMRNALERAKAAGVTTLVFTVDMPVPGARYRDAHSGMSGPNAPLRRMLQAMSHPRWAWDVGLHGRPHDLGNISAYRGDPTGLADYIGWLGANFDPSISWKDLQWIRDFWDGPMVIKGILDPEDARDAVKFGADGIVVSNHGGRQLDGVLSSARALPAIADAVKGELAILADSGVRTGLDVVRMLALGADCVLLGRAFVYALAAAGGAGVSNLLELIDKEMRVAMVLTGAKSIEEINADSLVRELGR; this comes from the coding sequence ATGATCATTTCCGCCTCGACCGACTACCGCGCCGCGGCCCAACGCAAGCTGCCGCCGTTCCTGTTCCACTACCTCGACGGCGGCGCCTACGCCGAGCACACCCTGCGGCGTAACGTCGCCGACCTGGCCGACATCGCCCTGCGTCAACGGGTGCTGCGCAACATGGCCGAGCTGAGCCTGGAGACCCGCCTGTTCGGCGAGACCCTGGCCCTGCCGGTAGCCCTGGCCCCCGTCGGCCTGACCGGCATGTACGCGCGCCGCGGCGAAGTGCAGGCGGCCAAGGCGGCGGCGGCCAAGGGCGTGCCCTTCACCCTATCGACCGTCTCGGTGTGCCCGATCGAGGAGGTGGCGCCGGCCATCGACCGGCCCATGTGGTTCCAACTCTACGTGCTCAAGGACCGCGGCTTCATGCGCAACGCCCTGGAGCGGGCCAAGGCCGCCGGCGTCACCACCCTGGTATTCACCGTCGACATGCCGGTACCGGGTGCCCGCTACCGCGATGCCCACTCCGGCATGAGCGGCCCCAACGCGCCGCTGCGCCGCATGCTGCAGGCCATGAGCCATCCCCGCTGGGCCTGGGACGTGGGCCTGCACGGCCGCCCCCACGACCTGGGCAATATCTCCGCCTACCGCGGCGACCCCACCGGCCTGGCCGACTATATCGGCTGGCTGGGCGCCAACTTCGACCCCTCGATCTCCTGGAAGGACCTGCAGTGGATCCGCGACTTCTGGGACGGCCCCATGGTGATCAAGGGCATCCTCGACCCCGAGGATGCCCGCGACGCGGTCAAGTTCGGCGCCGACGGCATCGTCGTGTCCAACCACGGCGGCCGTCAGCTCGACGGCGTGCTGTCCAGCGCCCGGGCGTTGCCGGCCATCGCCGACGCGGTCAAGGGCGAGCTGGCGATCCTCGCCGACTCCGGCGTACGCACCGGCCTCGACGTGGTACGCATGCTCGCCCTCGGCGCCGACTGCGTGCTGCTCGGCCGCGCCTTCGTCTATGCCCTGGCCGCGGCCGGCGGCGCCGGGGTGAGCAACCTGCTGGAGCTGATCGACAAGGAGATGCGCGTGGCCATGGTGCTGACCGGCGCCAAGTCGATCGAGGAAATCAACGCCGATTCGCTGGTGCGCGAGCTCGGCCGCTGA
- a CDS encoding FAD-binding and (Fe-S)-binding domain-containing protein translates to MSLPAPFLAEVNRLIPRQRRFDDPLSTLAFGTDASFYRLIPKLVVRVESEAEVVRLLELASAQRVPVTFRAAGTSLSGQAISDSLLIVLGDHWNGREIRDQGAQIRLQPGVIGAQANAVLAPFRRKIGPDPASINACKIGGIVANNASGMCCGTAHNSYHTLAGMRLVLADGSVLDTEDGASVAAFQARHGALLEQLARLGRETRANQALAARIRHKYRLKNTTGLSLNALVDFDQPLDILSHLLVGSEGTLGFISAVTYHTVPDHPHKASALLVFPEVDSCCRAVTALKRQPVSAVELLDRRSLRSVQDKPGMPAWVKALSADACALLVESRAASQSLLHEQLAQITSALEPFPLEKRVDFSEDPAVYDLLWKIRKDTFPAVGAVRQTGTTVIIEDVAFPVEQLAEGVKRLLALFDKHGYLDAIIFGHALEGNLHFVFTQGFDDPLQVARYQAFMDDVAQLVAVEFGGSLKAEHGTGRNMAPFVELEWGADAYQLMWRIKHLLDPQGILNPDVVLSEDPEIHLKHLKPLPAADAIVDKCIECGFCEPVCPSRELTLSPRQRIVIWRDIQARQRRGEDTAALERDYQYQGVDTCAATGLCAQRCPVGINTGDLVRKLRARTARHPATADWLAGHFATALQAARLSLLTANTARRLLGAPLLAKVSTGLRRVSGRRLPQWTPAMPQAVRPIRIAPAAEDDRPRVVYLAACVSRAMGPACGDAEQTPLIDKTRALLEKGGFQVVFPANQDSLCCGQPFASKGYAAQAEAKREELVAALLAASRGGLDPVYCDTSPCTLRLLQDGLDPRLQLFDPVRFIRERLLERLELQPQAEPVAVHVTCSTQHLGEAQGLIDIVRRCTAEVVVPEGIHCCGFAGDKGFTTPELNAHALRSLKEAVQLCAEGVSTSRTCEIGLSRHGGIDYHGLVYLVDRVSRARA, encoded by the coding sequence ATGAGCCTGCCTGCCCCCTTCCTCGCCGAGGTCAACCGCCTGATTCCGCGCCAGCGACGCTTCGACGACCCGCTGTCGACCCTGGCCTTCGGCACCGACGCCAGCTTCTACCGACTGATTCCCAAGCTGGTGGTGCGGGTCGAGAGCGAGGCGGAGGTGGTGCGCCTGCTCGAGCTGGCCAGCGCCCAGCGCGTGCCGGTGACCTTCCGCGCCGCCGGCACCAGCCTGTCCGGCCAGGCCATCAGCGACTCGCTGCTGATAGTGCTGGGCGACCACTGGAACGGCCGCGAGATCCGCGACCAGGGTGCGCAGATCCGCCTGCAGCCGGGCGTCATAGGCGCCCAGGCGAACGCCGTGCTGGCCCCCTTCCGGCGCAAGATCGGCCCCGACCCGGCCTCGATCAACGCCTGCAAGATCGGCGGCATAGTCGCCAACAATGCCAGCGGCATGTGCTGCGGCACCGCGCACAACAGCTACCACACCCTGGCCGGCATGCGCCTGGTGCTGGCCGACGGCAGCGTGCTGGACACCGAGGACGGCGCCAGCGTCGCCGCCTTCCAGGCCCGCCACGGCGCGCTGCTCGAGCAGCTCGCCCGGCTCGGCCGCGAGACCCGCGCCAACCAGGCGCTGGCCGCGCGCATCCGCCACAAGTACCGGCTGAAGAACACCACCGGACTGTCGCTCAACGCCCTGGTCGACTTCGACCAGCCGCTGGACATCCTCAGCCACCTGCTGGTCGGCTCCGAGGGCACCCTGGGCTTTATCAGCGCGGTGACCTACCACACGGTGCCCGACCACCCGCACAAGGCCAGCGCCCTGCTGGTGTTCCCCGAGGTGGACAGCTGCTGCCGCGCGGTGACGGCGCTCAAGCGCCAACCGGTCTCGGCGGTGGAACTGCTCGACCGGCGCAGCCTGCGCTCGGTGCAGGACAAGCCAGGCATGCCCGCCTGGGTCAAGGCCCTGTCGGCGGACGCCTGCGCCCTGCTGGTCGAGTCCCGCGCCGCCAGCCAGAGCCTGCTGCACGAGCAACTGGCGCAGATCACCAGCGCCCTCGAGCCCTTCCCCCTGGAGAAGCGCGTCGACTTCAGCGAGGACCCGGCCGTCTACGACCTGCTGTGGAAGATCCGCAAGGACACCTTCCCGGCCGTCGGCGCGGTGCGCCAGACCGGCACCACGGTGATCATCGAGGACGTCGCCTTCCCGGTCGAGCAGCTGGCCGAGGGGGTCAAGCGCCTGCTGGCGCTGTTCGACAAGCATGGCTACTTGGATGCGATCATCTTCGGCCACGCCCTGGAGGGCAACCTGCACTTCGTCTTCACCCAGGGCTTCGACGATCCGCTACAGGTCGCCCGCTACCAGGCCTTCATGGACGACGTGGCCCAGCTGGTGGCGGTGGAATTCGGCGGCTCGCTCAAGGCCGAGCATGGCACCGGCCGCAACATGGCGCCGTTCGTCGAACTGGAGTGGGGCGCCGATGCCTACCAGTTGATGTGGCGCATCAAGCACCTGCTCGACCCCCAGGGCATCCTCAACCCGGACGTGGTGCTGAGCGAAGACCCCGAGATTCACCTCAAGCACCTGAAGCCGCTGCCGGCCGCCGACGCCATAGTCGACAAGTGCATCGAATGCGGCTTCTGCGAGCCGGTCTGCCCGTCCAGGGAGCTGACCCTCAGCCCCCGCCAGCGCATCGTCATCTGGCGCGACATCCAGGCGCGGCAGCGGCGCGGCGAAGACACCGCGGCGCTGGAGCGCGACTACCAGTACCAGGGCGTCGACACCTGCGCCGCCACCGGCCTGTGCGCCCAGCGCTGCCCGGTGGGGATCAACACCGGCGATCTGGTGCGCAAGCTGCGCGCCCGCACGGCGAGGCACCCGGCCACGGCCGACTGGCTGGCCGGGCACTTCGCCACGGCCCTCCAGGCCGCGCGCCTGAGCCTGCTGACCGCCAACACGGCGCGCCGACTGCTCGGCGCGCCGCTGCTGGCGAAGGTTTCTACGGGCCTGCGGCGGGTCTCGGGCCGGCGCCTGCCGCAGTGGACCCCGGCCATGCCGCAAGCCGTCCGGCCCATACGCATCGCCCCGGCGGCCGAAGACGACCGGCCGCGGGTGGTCTACCTGGCGGCCTGCGTGTCCCGCGCCATGGGTCCGGCCTGCGGCGACGCCGAGCAGACGCCGCTGATCGACAAGACCCGTGCCCTGCTGGAGAAAGGCGGCTTCCAGGTGGTCTTCCCGGCGAACCAGGACAGCCTCTGCTGCGGCCAGCCCTTCGCCTCCAAGGGCTACGCCGCCCAGGCCGAGGCCAAGCGCGAGGAGCTGGTCGCCGCCCTGCTCGCCGCCAGCCGCGGCGGCCTCGACCCGGTCTACTGCGACACCAGCCCCTGCACCCTGCGTCTGCTGCAAGACGGCCTCGACCCGCGCCTGCAGCTGTTCGACCCGGTGAGGTTCATCCGCGAGCGGCTGCTCGAGCGCCTGGAGTTGCAGCCCCAGGCCGAGCCGGTGGCGGTGCACGTGACCTGCAGCACCCAACACCTGGGCGAGGCCCAGGGGTTGATCGACATCGTCCGCCGTTGCACCGCGGAAGTCGTGGTACCCGAGGGCATCCACTGCTGCGGCTTCGCCGGCGACAAGGGTTTCACCACGCCGGAGCTCAACGCCCACGCGCTGCGCAGCCTGAAGGAGGCGGTGCAGCTCTGCGCAGAAGGCGTGTCCACCAGCCGCACCTGCGAGATCGGCCTGTCCCGGCACGGCGGCATCGACTACCACGGCCTGGTCTATCTGGTCGACCGGGTCAGCCGAGCCAGGGCCTGA